The DNA region CTCATTTGTCCAGCAACATATGTGAACGAAACGAAGATAACACCGATAACTGCAACAAGTCTCGCTGTATCAGAATAATATCTGTCACCAACGAAATCAGGTACTGTAAATTTACCAAATTTTCTTAAATAAGGAGCCAATAACATAGCTAGTAGAACGTATCCACCAGTCCATCCCATTAAGTAAGCACCACCATCAGAACCTTTGAAAGAAATGATACCTGCTAAAGAAATGAATGACGCTGCTGACATCCAGTCCGCTGCTGTTGCCATACCATTTGCTACTGGGTGAACCCCTCCACCTGCAACATAAAACTCTTTAGTAGAACCAGCTTTTGCCCATAATGCAATACCGATATAAATTGCGAATGTAATACCTACGAATAGGTAAATCATTGATTGTAATTCCATAATAATCCTTTCCTATTCGTTAACACCGTATTTTTCATCAATTCCTGTCATAACCTTAACGTAAACAAAAATTAATGCAACAAATACATAAATCGCACCTTGCTGTGCAAACCAAAATCCTAACTTAACACCACTTATTTCTATTGCATTAAGTTCGTTAATGAATAAAATACCACATCCGTAAGAAACAACGAACCAAACTACAAGTAGTTTCATGATCATTGAAATATTTTCTTTCCAATATGCCTGAGCTTTTTCTGGACTCATTTAGATCTCCTTTTAAAGTTTTACTAATAAACTTAAATAGTTTTTAGTAATTCAACCTTGAAAGTATAATAAGTCAATGTAGCAAAAAGGTAGCAATTACATTTTTTTTACATAAATTTTTTTTGAGTGTAGTATTAGCGTAGCAAATAAGCTCTGAATGAGCTTATTGAAGGGATTTGTTAGACAGAATAATATCTGTCAATTTTGTAACCTAATCCTCTGATATTTTTGATAAAGTCTTCTTTTAATGCTTTTTTTAGTCTTGAAATCTCTGCTCTTATTGTAGGATTATCAATATTCTCTCCACCCCAGATATCAATTCTAAATCTTTCGAAGTCAACAATCATATTAATATTAAGTGCAAGTATGTGAATAATTTCTAATTGTTTCTTTGTAAGAGTTTGAGGTTCTCCACTAAAATATAGAGTTTGTTTATCTTTAGAATATGAATAGTTTTCAGAAAATCTAATATGTGAAGTACTATTTTGGTCTTTTTTAAGTATTTGATTTATCTTAATACCTAGTTCTTCTAAATGAAAAGGTTTTTTAATATACTCTCTACATCCTAAATCATATGCTTTTGTAATATCTTCTATATCAATAAGCGCTGATATGTATATAGTAGGAATATAGATTTTCTTTTTATTTAAATCTTCTAATATTTCAAAACCATCTTTTTTCGGTACGTTAATATCTAGAATAAGTAAGTCAAAACTTGTATCTACACTATTAACAACTTCTTCACCATCTGTGAAACTTTCAACCATATGCCCAATATCTCTTAAATATTCAGATATTGCATTGTTTAGCATTAATTCATCTTCAAGTAGCAGTATTTTCATTTATTTTAAACCTATAAGTGAATTTCGTATCTTTATCATTTGAGTCAAGTTTGATTATAACTAAATTTTTATCACAAATCTCTTTTACAATCCTTAATCCAAGGCCAAAACCACCTCTTGAACTATTTTCTCTATAAAAATCATTAAAGATTTTTTCTTGAGCTGTAATTTCATCTGAATTTGTTTTTACACTAAACTCTACTATTTCATCATTGAAATATGTAAGTCTTATATATATTGGAGATTTTACATATGAATATTTTATAGAATTAGATATATTATTATCAACTATTCTTTGTAACTCTGTTTTATTAAATTTTATATAAATCTCTTCATCAATATTTGTAATAAAAAATAATTCATTTGATGTTGCAACACCGTGAAAAAAATCTA from Arcobacter sp. LA11 includes:
- a CDS encoding DUF4212 domain-containing protein → MSPEKAQAYWKENISMIMKLLVVWFVVSYGCGILFINELNAIEISGVKLGFWFAQQGAIYVFVALIFVYVKVMTGIDEKYGVNE
- a CDS encoding response regulator transcription factor — protein: MKILLLEDELMLNNAISEYLRDIGHMVESFTDGEEVVNSVDTSFDLLILDINVPKKDGFEILEDLNKKKIYIPTIYISALIDIEDITKAYDLGCREYIKKPFHLEELGIKINQILKKDQNSTSHIRFSENYSYSKDKQTLYFSGEPQTLTKKQLEIIHILALNINMIVDFERFRIDIWGGENIDNPTIRAEISRLKKALKEDFIKNIRGLGYKIDRYYSV
- a CDS encoding HAMP domain-containing sensor histidine kinase, producing the protein HMLEDLNTHLEEKVNEQTKELTNLIDSQKQFLKNSVHEVNTPLSIIRTNIDLLKMHTPNNKYISNIESGTKIIQYIYDDLSYLIKKDRVDYPKEYINFSEYLKSRLDFFHGVATSNELFFITNIDEEIYIKFNKTELQRIVDNNISNSIKYSYVKSPIYIRLTYFNDEIVEFSVKTNSDEITAQEKIFNDFYRENSSRGGFGLGLRIVKEICDKNLVIIKLDSNDKDTKFTYRFKINENTAT